A genomic window from Flavobacterium sp. I3-2 includes:
- a CDS encoding ABC-F family ATP-binding cassette domain-containing protein gives MLNIHNLSVSFSGEYLFENVTFRLGAGDRVGLVGKNGAGKSTMLKILSRDVEPDSGSIATEKSLQIGFLRQDVDFDLGRTVLEEAYQAFVEIKKTEREIAEVNEQLVTRTDYESDAYSEIIEKLSDLTHHFDIIGGYNYVGNTERVLLGLGFKRADFDKLTETFSGGWRMRIELAKLLLQNNDLLLLDEPTNHLDIESIIWLESYLKTFPGAVVIVSHDKMFLDNVTNRTIEISLGKIYDFNKPYSEYLIQREELREIQLAAQKNQAKKIEETEKLISKFRAKASKASMAQSLIKKLDRVERIEVDEDDNSVMNISFPVSITPGRVVLETEKFSKAYGEKRILTDIDLLVERGSKIAFVGQNGQGKSTFIKAVMKEFEYTGDIKLGHNVQLGYFAQNQAEYLDGEKTLLDTMIDAATDSNRSKVRDMLGAFLFRGDDVEKKVKVLSGGERNRLALCVLLLKPINVLLMDEPTNHLDIKSKNVLKAALKNFEGTLLLVSHDRDFLQGMSEKVYEFKDEKIKEYLGDINYFLEQRNVENMREFEKVDEVKVSKKEDVKNVAKTLSYEDQKKLKTLQNKLSKIESQIADLEKKVKKEDADLAANYEKLINDKNFFSQYEKKKKDLEQLMLDWEQVQEEIDSKS, from the coding sequence ATGTTAAACATACATAATTTATCGGTTTCTTTTTCGGGAGAATATTTGTTTGAAAATGTTACTTTTCGTTTAGGAGCCGGAGACCGCGTTGGTTTGGTTGGAAAAAATGGAGCTGGAAAATCAACGATGTTAAAAATTCTTTCTCGCGATGTGGAGCCAGATTCTGGAAGTATCGCAACCGAGAAATCATTGCAAATTGGTTTTCTTCGTCAGGATGTTGATTTCGATTTAGGACGCACCGTTCTTGAAGAAGCTTATCAGGCATTCGTTGAAATCAAAAAAACAGAACGTGAAATAGCTGAAGTTAACGAGCAATTGGTGACGCGTACTGATTATGAAAGTGACGCGTATTCTGAAATCATTGAAAAATTAAGTGATTTAACGCATCATTTCGATATAATCGGTGGTTACAATTACGTTGGAAATACCGAGCGTGTACTTTTAGGTTTAGGATTCAAACGTGCCGATTTTGATAAACTTACCGAAACTTTTTCTGGTGGATGGAGAATGCGTATCGAATTAGCAAAATTATTACTTCAGAATAACGATTTACTGCTTTTGGATGAGCCAACGAACCACTTGGATATCGAAAGTATTATTTGGTTGGAGTCGTATTTAAAAACGTTTCCAGGAGCTGTGGTAATTGTTTCGCACGATAAAATGTTTTTAGATAATGTGACCAATCGAACCATCGAAATTTCGTTAGGTAAGATTTACGATTTCAATAAACCATATTCCGAATATTTAATTCAACGCGAAGAGCTTCGTGAAATTCAATTAGCAGCTCAGAAAAATCAAGCGAAGAAAATAGAAGAAACCGAAAAATTGATTTCTAAATTCCGTGCAAAAGCTTCTAAAGCTTCGATGGCGCAATCGTTGATTAAAAAATTAGACCGCGTAGAACGTATCGAAGTGGATGAAGATGATAATTCGGTTATGAATATTAGTTTTCCAGTTTCGATTACACCAGGACGTGTAGTTCTTGAAACAGAAAAGTTCTCAAAAGCTTATGGAGAAAAACGTATTTTAACTGATATTGATTTATTGGTTGAACGCGGTTCTAAAATTGCTTTTGTTGGTCAAAACGGACAAGGGAAATCAACGTTCATTAAAGCTGTGATGAAAGAGTTTGAATATACTGGCGATATCAAGTTGGGACATAATGTTCAGTTGGGATATTTCGCGCAAAATCAAGCTGAATATTTAGATGGTGAGAAAACACTTTTAGATACGATGATTGATGCGGCAACAGATTCAAACCGTTCTAAAGTTCGCGATATGTTAGGTGCTTTTCTTTTCCGTGGCGATGATGTAGAGAAAAAAGTTAAAGTACTTTCGGGAGGTGAACGAAATCGTTTGGCGCTTTGCGTACTGCTTTTAAAACCGATTAATGTGCTTTTGATGGATGAGCCGACAAATCACTTGGATATTAAATCTAAAAACGTTTTAAAAGCTGCTTTAAAGAACTTTGAAGGAACTTTGTTGTTAGTGTCTCACGATCGTGATTTCTTGCAAGGAATGTCTGAAAAAGTGTATGAATTCAAAGACGAAAAAATCAAAGAATATTTAGGTGATATCAACTATTTCTTAGAGCAACGCAATGTTGAAAATATGCGTGAATTCGAGAAAGTAGATGAAGTAAAAGTTTCTAAAAAAGAAGACGTTAAAAATGTTGCTAAAACATTGAGTTACGAAGATCAAAAGAAACTTAAAACACTTCAGAATAAATTAAGTAAAATCGAAAGTCAGATTGCTGATTTAGAAAAGAAAGTTAAAAAAGAAGATGCCGATTTGGCTGCTAATTATGAAAAATTAATTAACGATAAAAATTTCTTTTCTCAATACGAAAAAAAGAAAAAGGATTTAGAACAATTGATGTTGGATTGGGAGCAAGTTCAAGAAGAAATTGACTCAAAATCATAA